The region AAAGGAATGCGGTTCATCGTCATTCCTGGTGCGCGAAGCTTATGAGTGGTTACGATGAAGTTCAATCCCGTAAGAATGGAGGAGAATCCGATGATGAATACTCCCAGAACCATCGGAATCACTCCCGCTCCGGTCTTAATGGAAGAATACGGAGTATAGAAGGTCCAACCGGTATCTACGTTTTGCATGAACAGAGTGGAACCTGTGATCGCAGCTCCGATCATCAGCATATACCAGCTGAGGAGGTTCAATCTTGGGAAAGCCACGTCCTTTGCTCCCAGCATGATGGGAAGAACGAAGTTACCGAAGATCGCGGGGATCCCCGGAACGATCACCATGAAAACCATGATGGCTCCATGGTAGGTCATCATTCTATTGTAAACATCCGCGGTGAAAAGAGTCTTTCCAGGCGTGAATAATTCTGCGCGAACTAATAGAGCGAAAATTCCTCCTAAGAAGAAGAAGCTCATGATCGCGATAAAATACATGATCCCAATACGCTTATGATCTAAGGTCGTAAGCCAGGACCAAATCCCCTTTTGGTGATTTAGGTAATTATGTTGCTCGTGGGCCATTGTCCGGTTTCCTATTTAAGCGTCTTAATGAATTCGATGATGTCCTTAATCTCATCATCCTTGATTCTTCCTTGGAAGGAAGACATTGCAGGAGGATAAGTCGCCACGATTTTCGCGGTAGGAACTAGGATGGATTGCTTGATATAAGCGTCATCTGCAACGAGAGAAGAACCGTCGGCAAAATCCCGTTTAGTTCCGTAGAGACCCTTAAAGGTAGGTCCTACGACTCTGGATCCGTCGATGGAATGGCATCCGCTACATCCGAGGCTTCCTTTAAATAAGGCCTCTCCTCTTTGTGCAGGACCCAAGTCAGCAGCCGCTCCTTTGGAAGCCTTTTGCTGGTCTTGCCATGCGGTGAACGCTTCTCCGTCCACTACACGGATCGTAGCCATCATGTTGGAGTGCTTAGTTCCGCAATATTCCGTACAGAATACGGTGAAGTCCCCTTTCTCGATCGGAGTGAAAGTGAAAGTGGTTTTTCTTCCGGGAACCGCATCCATCTTGTTGCGGAAGGCAGGAACATAAAAACTATGAAGAACGTCGTCGGAAGTTAGAACGAAACGAATCGTTTTTCCTACAGGAACCACTACGATTTCAGGCTTGAGCAGAGTGGAATCCGCGTCGCCGGGAATCAGCTTGTCACTGCCAGGGCTGTTGATTTCGGTTCCATCCGCATACTTGAAGGTCCAAGCCCACTGACGCGCAGTCACGTGAACCTCTACGTCTCCCTTCTCACCTACTTTACGTAGATCGTGGAAAACGCTCCATCCCCAAGCGAAGATCACCATCATGATCACGAATGGGATGAAAGACCAGAGAAACTCGGCGAGGGTATTATGCGTAATGTATGCGCTTTTTTGGTCCTCGGTTTTTCTTCTGTAGCGGAAGATGAATATTACCATCCCTCCGATCAGGATGATAAAGGAAATTAATCCGGAAACGAGAAGAAAAATGTAAAGGCTATCTACATCTGCCGCCTCTTTCGTAGCTGGAACCGGCATGAAACTTGTAGCCGGTATAAATGAGAACCAGTTCATCGGATCGAAATCACTCCTACCTTATATTTATGCTGTACTAGACGAGTTTTGTTTCTTCCAAAAGCGGAATAAGAACACCGCGAGGACGGCAACAGTTAGAAATGCGCCGATTCGCATGATATTGAACGCGTATAATGTATACCTATTTTTGGATGGATCAAATTGGAAGCAAAAAAGGGCGACACGATCCGTCAAATCCCCGATTTTACCGTCCGCCGCC is a window of Leptospira wolffii serovar Khorat str. Khorat-H2 DNA encoding:
- the coxB gene encoding cytochrome c oxidase subunit II, whose protein sequence is MNWFSFIPATSFMPVPATKEAADVDSLYIFLLVSGLISFIILIGGMVIFIFRYRRKTEDQKSAYITHNTLAEFLWSFIPFVIMMVIFAWGWSVFHDLRKVGEKGDVEVHVTARQWAWTFKYADGTEINSPGSDKLIPGDADSTLLKPEIVVVPVGKTIRFVLTSDDVLHSFYVPAFRNKMDAVPGRKTTFTFTPIEKGDFTVFCTEYCGTKHSNMMATIRVVDGEAFTAWQDQQKASKGAAADLGPAQRGEALFKGSLGCSGCHSIDGSRVVGPTFKGLYGTKRDFADGSSLVADDAYIKQSILVPTAKIVATYPPAMSSFQGRIKDDEIKDIIEFIKTLK